A window of the Tachysurus fulvidraco isolate hzauxx_2018 chromosome 6, HZAU_PFXX_2.0, whole genome shotgun sequence genome harbors these coding sequences:
- the LOC113664048 gene encoding granzyme B(G,H)-like gives MFFSISLLVISVTPLCGALESGIIGGNEVKPHSRPYMVSVQINNKHMCGGFLIRHDYVLTAAHCVDDIEYSEKDKLHVVLGAHNISKAETQQQRIPVKKYIKHPCYKRNERPNDIVLLKLRSNAKLNKDVKVAVLPKKNENLPANQICSIAGWGKTSQNSAASSVLREVMLKVQFNFECRKIWNDRFYTDSMICTAANGKKAFCQGDSGSPLICGNVPEGIAAYTFKNNCLDRNYPEVYMKISYFIPWIKQVIG, from the exons ATGTTCTTTAGCATCTCTCTCCTTGTAATTTCTGTCACCCCTTTGTGTG GGGCTTTGGAGAGTGGTATTATTGGAGGAAATGAAGTGAAACCACACTCCCGACCCTACATGGTGTCTgttcaaataaacaataaacacatgtGTGGTGGATTTCTAATTCGACATGATTATGTGCTGACTGCAGCCCACTGTGTAGA TGACATTGAATACTCTGAAAAGGACAAGCTGCATGTAGTACTGGGAGCTCACAACATCAGTAAAGCGGAAACCCAACAGCAGAGAATCCCAGTGAAGAAATACATCAAGCATCCCTGTTACAAGAGGAATGAACGTCCAAATGACATTGTGCTACTGAAG CTGAGGTCCAACGCCAAGCTGAACAAGGACGTAAAGGTTGCTGTTCTTCCAAAAAAGAATGAGAACcttccagccaatcagataTGTTCAATAGCTGGCTGGGGCAAAACAAGTCAGAACAGTGCTGCATCAAGTGTCCTAAGAGAAGTGATGCTCAAAGTACAGTTTAACTTTGAGTGCAGAAAAATATGGAATGACAGATTTTACACTGATAGCATGATCTGCACTGCTGCTAatgggaaaaaagctttttgtcAG GGTGATTCAGGAAGTCCTCTTATCTGTGGCAATGTACCAGAAGGAATAGCTGCATATACCTTTAAAAATAATTGCTTAGACCGCAATTATCCAGAGGTGTATATGAAGATTTCCTACTTTATTCCATGGATTAAACAAGTAATAGGCTAG